From a region of the Buchnera aphidicola (Aphis fabae) genome:
- a CDS encoding acetolactate synthase 3 large subunit, producing MEMLSGAEMVIRSLINQGIQHIFGYPGGAVLDIYDALKTVGGIEHILVRHEQAATHMADGYARSTGKIGVVLVTSGPGATNAITGIATAYMDSIPMIVISGQVASSLIGYDAFQECDMIGISRPIVKHSFLVKKTEDIPIVFKKAFWIASTGRPGPVVIDLPKDILKQKIKSKFIWPKNVHIRSYNPTTKGHQGQIKKALSILLKAKKPVIYAGGGVISSNSHHELLEFAEKTHCPVTTSLMGLGAFPGSHPQSISMLGMHGTYEANMAMHNADVIFAIGVRFDDRTTNNLKKYCPNATILHIDVDPTSISKTVSADVPIVGDAKHILKEIIELIKQEKNIHSLDKWWNIIKEWKQTKSLEYNRNSIKIKPQNVVQTLFKLTQGKSYITSDVGQHQMFAALYYQFNKPRHWINSGGLGTMGFGLPAALGVKLAIPKATVICITGDGSIQMNIQELSTAKQYNLAVLILNLNNSSLGMVKQWQDMIYSGRHSHSYMDSLPDFVKLVESYGHIGLRINKTEELETKLILALKKLSEGNLVFLDIQIDNSEHVYPMQIQGGGMNEMWLRKKEVS from the coding sequence ATGGAAATGTTATCAGGAGCCGAAATGGTTATTAGATCATTAATTAATCAGGGAATACAACATATATTTGGTTATCCTGGTGGTGCGGTACTAGATATTTATGATGCTCTAAAAACTGTTGGTGGAATCGAACATATTTTAGTAAGACATGAACAAGCTGCAACTCATATGGCCGATGGATATGCAAGATCTACTGGAAAAATAGGTGTAGTATTAGTAACTTCTGGACCAGGTGCTACAAATGCAATTACTGGAATTGCTACAGCTTATATGGACTCAATTCCAATGATAGTAATTTCAGGTCAAGTAGCATCATCTTTAATTGGATACGATGCATTTCAAGAATGTGATATGATTGGTATTTCTCGTCCTATAGTAAAACATAGTTTTTTAGTAAAAAAAACTGAGGATATACCTATTGTTTTTAAAAAAGCTTTTTGGATAGCATCTACAGGTCGTCCTGGTCCAGTAGTTATTGACTTACCTAAAGATATTTTAAAACAAAAAATTAAATCTAAATTCATATGGCCTAAAAACGTACATATACGATCTTATAACCCAACTACCAAAGGTCATCAAGGACAAATTAAAAAAGCACTAAGCATATTATTAAAAGCTAAAAAACCTGTTATTTACGCAGGAGGTGGAGTTATTAGCTCAAATAGTCATCATGAATTACTAGAATTTGCAGAAAAAACTCATTGTCCTGTTACAACATCTCTAATGGGATTAGGAGCTTTTCCAGGAAGTCATCCTCAGAGTATTTCTATGTTGGGTATGCATGGAACCTATGAAGCTAATATGGCAATGCATAATGCGGATGTTATTTTTGCTATTGGAGTTCGCTTTGATGATCGAACAACAAACAATTTAAAAAAATACTGCCCAAATGCCACTATTTTACATATTGATGTCGATCCTACATCTATTTCTAAAACTGTCTCTGCAGATGTTCCAATAGTTGGAGATGCTAAACATATTTTAAAAGAAATAATAGAGCTGATAAAACAGGAAAAAAACATTCATTCTTTAGATAAATGGTGGAATATTATCAAAGAATGGAAGCAAACTAAAAGTTTAGAATACAATAGAAACAGCATAAAAATAAAACCTCAAAATGTTGTTCAAACGCTTTTTAAATTAACTCAAGGAAAATCCTATATTACTTCTGATGTTGGTCAACATCAAATGTTTGCAGCATTATATTACCAATTTAATAAACCCAGACATTGGATTAATTCTGGAGGATTAGGTACTATGGGATTTGGATTGCCTGCAGCACTAGGTGTAAAATTAGCAATACCTAAAGCTACTGTAATTTGTATTACTGGAGATGGTAGTATTCAAATGAATATCCAAGAATTATCAACTGCAAAACAATATAATTTAGCTGTTTTAATACTAAATTTAAATAATTCTTCTTTAGGTATGGTTAAACAGTGGCAAGATATGATTTATTCTGGAAGACATTCTCATTCATATATGGACTCACTTCCAGATTTTGTAAAATTAGTAGAATCATATGGACATATTGGACTACGTATAAATAAAACAGAAGAATTAGAAACAAAATTAATTTTAGCATTAAAAAAACTATCTGAAGGAAATTTAGTTTTTTTAGATATTCAAATAGACAATTCTGAGCACGTTTATCCTATGCAAATTCAAGGAGGAGGTATGAATGAAATGTGGTTAAGGAAAAAAGAGGTTTCCTAA
- the ilvN gene encoding acetolactate synthase small subunit, with translation MRRILSILLENESGALSRVIGLFAQRGYNIETVTVAPTEDPSLSKMTIQTVGNEKSIEQIEKQLHKLIDVLRVIKIEQISHIEREIMLLKVQTNNCKNDIKHITEVFRGQIVDITSTTYVLQLSGTTKKLDSFLKIIRNISEIIEMTRSGIVGISRG, from the coding sequence ATGCGAAGAATTTTATCTATTCTCTTAGAAAATGAATCAGGTGCATTATCACGTGTAATAGGTCTCTTTGCACAAAGAGGCTACAACATAGAAACAGTTACAGTTGCACCTACAGAAGATCCTTCTTTGTCAAAAATGACTATACAAACAGTAGGAAATGAAAAATCGATTGAACAAATTGAAAAACAACTACATAAATTAATTGATGTCCTAAGAGTTATTAAAATTGAACAAATATCTCATATAGAACGTGAAATTATGTTATTAAAAGTACAAACAAATAATTGTAAAAATGATATTAAACATATTACTGAAGTTTTTCGAGGACAAATTGTAGATATTACATCTACAACATATGTATTACAACTTTCAGGAACTACAAAAAAATTAGATTCTTTTCTTAAAATAATTAGAAATATATCTGAAATTATTGAGATGACTCGTTCTGGAATAGTAGGAATTTCTCGGGGATAA
- a CDS encoding cell division protein FtsL codes for MNKKQHYDLPNIIKNDFILFGKIHLILLFAIILSANSIVIIVYKTRMLIAQEEKLRIEKKKNDEWRNLIIEKNTLAMPPID; via the coding sequence ATGAATAAGAAACAACATTATGATCTACCAAATATTATTAAAAATGATTTCATTTTATTTGGGAAAATACATTTGATTTTATTATTTGCAATAATATTATCTGCTAACTCTATCGTAATTATAGTCTATAAAACCCGAATGTTAATTGCTCAAGAAGAAAAATTACGTATAGAAAAAAAAAAAAATGATGAATGGAGAAACTTAATTATTGAAAAAAATACGCTTGCTATGCCTCCAATTGATTAA
- a CDS encoding FAD:protein FMN transferase has protein sequence MIYKNENEKTTETIELKGKTMGTYWQVKIPNVEIQNKKYLKKLIQNNLDTDEKLLSPWKKTSLVYKFNQLKKYKLLQINKNFLKIILTALTIHHKTNGKLDITIGNLINIWGFGTQKKPRHYPSINIIKKNMNLTGIQHLQIINHLNGIYLTKDINGMKINLSTLGEGFAVDHLSCILKKNGIKNYTISIGGTVLVQINNTNKSKIIAIQKPTDKKQSVQLLIHLKNKSISTAGTYLNYYLINGKNVSHIINPQNGMPVKNNLVSVSVVSSTALEADSWDTGLILLGFKKAKELSINENLAVCLITKEKNHFLTWMSPQFKKFLILK, from the coding sequence ATGATATATAAAAATGAAAATGAAAAAACAACAGAAACAATAGAATTAAAAGGAAAAACAATGGGAACATACTGGCAAGTAAAAATTCCCAATGTAGAAATACAAAATAAAAAATATTTAAAAAAATTAATACAAAATAATTTAGATACAGATGAAAAATTATTATCTCCTTGGAAAAAAACATCTTTAGTTTATAAATTTAATCAACTAAAAAAATATAAATTATTACAAATTAATAAAAACTTTTTAAAAATTATTTTAACAGCATTAACTATTCACCACAAAACTAATGGAAAATTAGATATAACTATTGGTAATTTAATTAATATATGGGGATTTGGAACTCAAAAAAAACCTCGTCATTACCCTTCAATAAATATAATAAAAAAAAATATGAATCTTACGGGTATTCAGCATTTACAAATTATTAATCACTTAAATGGAATATATTTAACAAAAGATATAAATGGTATGAAAATCAATCTTTCTACATTAGGTGAAGGATTTGCTGTCGACCACTTATCTTGTATACTAAAAAAAAATGGAATAAAAAATTATACTATTTCAATAGGTGGTACAGTTTTAGTTCAAATAAATAACACAAACAAATCTAAAATTATTGCAATTCAAAAACCTACCGATAAAAAACAATCAGTTCAATTACTTATTCATCTAAAAAATAAATCTATTAGTACAGCTGGAACTTATCTTAATTATTACCTTATTAACGGTAAAAATGTTTCACATATTATTAATCCTCAAAATGGAATGCCTGTAAAAAATAATTTAGTATCTGTCAGTGTTGTTTCTTCGACTGCATTAGAAGCAGATAGCTGGGATACTGGACTGATTTTATTAGGTTTTAAAAAAGCCAAAGAATTATCTATAAATGAAAATTTAGCTGTTTGTCTAATAACTAAAGAAAAAAATCACTTTTTAACATGGATGTCACCTCAATTTAAAAAATTTTTAATTTTAAAATAA
- the dapD gene encoding 2,3,4,5-tetrahydropyridine-2,6-dicarboxylate N-succinyltransferase, whose protein sequence is MQNFKKTIENAYDHRNEINFKNIDTDTYKTITHIISLLNQGEIRISEKQNNVWITHQWLKKAILLYIYFSKNNIFLGKNTNYYDKIPLKYNKYTQENFEKEKVRIVPPATVRYGSFINYNTVIMPSYINIGAYIDQGTMIDTWATVGSCAQIGKNVHLSGGVGIGGVLEPLQNNPTIIEDNCFIGARSEIVEGVIIEQGSVISMGVFIGQSTKIYNRETGEISYGRVPANSVVVSGSLPSNNGKYNLYSAIIVKKVDHRTTSKVEINQLLRRLK, encoded by the coding sequence ATGCAAAACTTTAAAAAAACAATTGAAAATGCTTATGACCATAGAAATGAAATTAATTTTAAAAACATTGATACAGACACTTATAAAACTATCACTCATATAATTAGCCTATTAAACCAAGGAGAAATACGTATTTCAGAAAAGCAAAATAATGTATGGATTACTCATCAATGGTTAAAAAAAGCAATTTTATTATATATATATTTTTCAAAAAATAATATTTTTTTAGGAAAAAACACTAATTATTACGATAAAATTCCACTTAAATATAATAAATACACTCAAGAAAATTTTGAAAAAGAAAAAGTTCGTATAGTACCACCAGCCACTGTTAGATATGGTTCATTTATTAATTATAATACAGTCATTATGCCATCGTATATTAATATAGGTGCATATATAGACCAAGGAACTATGATAGATACATGGGCTACTGTAGGATCATGTGCTCAAATTGGAAAAAATGTACACTTATCCGGAGGAGTTGGTATAGGGGGGGTATTAGAACCTTTGCAAAATAATCCTACTATTATTGAAGATAATTGTTTTATTGGTGCTCGTTCTGAAATTGTAGAAGGAGTTATCATAGAGCAAGGTTCTGTAATATCTATGGGCGTTTTTATTGGACAAAGCACTAAAATTTATAATAGAGAAACAGGGGAAATTTCTTATGGCAGAGTTCCTGCTAATTCTGTTGTAGTTTCAGGAAGTTTACCATCAAATAATGGAAAATATAATTTATATTCTGCAATTATTGTTAAAAAAGTAGACCATAGAACAACAAGTAAAGTAGAAATTAATCAATTGTTACGTCGTTTAAAATAA
- the degP gene encoding serine endoprotease DegP: MKRINIVLGGTVFILTLLLSLGMSWGNKNSTSNNISYIPVMPSLAPMLEKVMPSVISINIEGSTIIPTARLPHQFQPFFGNNSPFCKGNSPFRNSPFCRSHPNSNNTNKKFRALGSGVIIDAEKGYAVTNNHVVENANKIQAQLSDGRRYEAYVIGNDSRSDIALIQLKNAHNLSAIKIADSDALRVGDYTVAIGNPYGLGETVTSGIISALGRSGLNIEHYENFIQTDAAINRGNSGGALINLNGELIGINTAILAPDGGNIGIGFAIPGNMVKNLTSQIAQFGQVRRGELGIIGMELNSDLARMMKTNNQKGAFVSQVLPNSSAFQAGIKAGDIIISLNKKPILSFSALRAEIGSLPVTTKMILGVFRDGKIKDIFVELKASVQHNMNFGDIYTGLEGANLSNYLAQQKGVKVEDVKTNTPASKMGFKKDDIIIEVNQSLINNLDDLKKALDSRSSLLVFRVKRGTTSIYLVSE, translated from the coding sequence ATGAAAAGAATAAATATAGTATTGGGCGGAACAGTATTTATTTTAACTCTATTACTAAGTTTAGGAATGTCTTGGGGAAATAAAAATTCTACTTCTAATAATATTTCCTATATACCTGTTATGCCTAGTTTAGCACCTATGTTAGAAAAAGTTATGCCTTCAGTAATTAGCATTAATATTGAAGGCAGTACTATAATTCCAACTGCTCGTTTACCTCATCAATTTCAACCATTTTTTGGTAACAATTCTCCTTTTTGTAAAGGTAATTCACCATTTAGGAATTCTCCTTTTTGTCGTTCGCATCCAAATTCTAATAATACAAATAAAAAGTTTCGTGCACTAGGATCAGGTGTTATTATTGATGCAGAAAAAGGATATGCTGTAACAAATAATCACGTTGTAGAAAATGCTAATAAAATACAAGCTCAATTAAGTGATGGAAGGCGTTATGAGGCTTATGTAATTGGGAATGATTCACGTTCTGATATTGCTTTAATACAATTAAAAAATGCACATAATTTAAGCGCAATAAAAATTGCAGATTCTGATGCCCTAAGAGTAGGTGACTACACTGTAGCTATTGGTAATCCTTATGGTTTAGGTGAGACTGTTACATCTGGTATTATTTCTGCTTTAGGACGAAGTGGATTAAATATTGAACATTACGAAAATTTCATTCAAACTGATGCAGCTATTAATAGAGGTAATTCTGGTGGGGCACTAATCAATCTAAATGGTGAGTTAATAGGGATTAATACTGCAATATTAGCTCCAGATGGAGGAAATATAGGTATTGGTTTTGCGATCCCTGGTAATATGGTTAAAAATCTTACATCACAAATAGCTCAATTTGGACAAGTAAGACGTGGTGAGTTAGGTATAATAGGAATGGAATTAAACTCTGATTTAGCAAGGATGATGAAAACTAATAATCAAAAAGGTGCCTTTGTCAGTCAGGTATTACCTAATTCTTCTGCGTTTCAAGCAGGTATTAAAGCTGGAGATATTATTATATCTTTAAATAAAAAGCCTATTTTGAGTTTTTCAGCATTACGTGCTGAAATTGGATCTTTACCAGTTACCACTAAAATGATATTAGGAGTATTTCGAGATGGAAAAATCAAAGATATATTCGTCGAATTAAAAGCATCAGTTCAACACAATATGAATTTTGGAGATATTTATACTGGCCTTGAAGGTGCTAATTTATCTAATTATTTAGCTCAACAAAAAGGTGTAAAAGTAGAAGATGTAAAAACAAATACTCCAGCTTCAAAGATGGGTTTTAAAAAAGATGATATTATTATAGAAGTAAATCAAAGCTTAATAAATAATTTAGACGATTTAAAAAAAGCATTAGATAGCCGTTCAAGCCTATTAGTTTTTAGAGTAAAAAGAGGCACTACTAGTATTTACTTAGTAAGTGAGTAA
- the map gene encoding type I methionyl aminopeptidase, with translation MNCMIKKESEIEKMRISGKLASKVLEMIEEYVQPGISTEELNNICHDFILKNNAIPACLGYHGFPKSVCISVNDVVCHGIPSKSQILKIGDIINIDITVIKNNYYADTSKMFFVGKPSVLSKRLCQVTQESLYLALNIIKSGTPLFKIGEIIENYVENHGFSVVKEYCGHGIGSSFHEEPHVLHYKNNNKLILKKGMIFTIEPMVNAGKSEVKCMKDGWTVKTKDHSLSAQYEHTILVTNYGCDILTWQKQEKIPPSFTN, from the coding sequence ATGAATTGCATGATAAAAAAAGAATCAGAAATAGAAAAAATGAGAATATCTGGAAAATTAGCTTCAAAAGTATTAGAAATGATCGAAGAATATGTCCAACCAGGTATAAGTACAGAAGAACTAAATAACATCTGTCATGATTTCATTCTGAAAAACAATGCTATTCCAGCGTGCTTAGGATATCATGGTTTTCCTAAATCTGTTTGTATTTCTGTTAATGATGTTGTATGTCATGGTATTCCAAGTAAAAGTCAAATCCTAAAAATAGGAGATATAATTAATATTGATATTACAGTTATTAAAAATAATTATTATGCTGATACTTCAAAAATGTTTTTTGTAGGAAAACCAAGTGTTTTATCTAAACGTTTATGTCAAGTAACACAAGAAAGTCTTTATTTAGCTTTAAATATAATTAAATCAGGAACTCCACTATTTAAAATTGGTGAAATAATTGAAAATTACGTTGAAAATCATGGATTTTCAGTCGTAAAAGAATATTGTGGACACGGGATTGGTTCATCATTTCATGAAGAACCGCATGTATTACATTACAAAAATAACAACAAACTAATTTTAAAAAAAGGAATGATTTTTACTATTGAACCCATGGTAAATGCAGGAAAATCAGAAGTAAAATGTATGAAAGATGGATGGACAGTAAAAACAAAAGATCATTCATTATCTGCTCAATATGAACACACTATATTAGTAACAAACTATGGATGTGATATTTTAACATGGCAAAAACAAGAAAAAATACCCCCGAGTTTTACTAATTAA
- the ftsI gene encoding peptidoglycan glycosyltransferase FtsI, translating into MHTKKKIKLFKEKKTRKTIYINWRFIALCIIVFSFLIILTLRIIFLQVIDSKKLSYEGDRRTLRIQPVINTRGIINDRLGYPLAVTVPVNAVFIDPSMIHQNDIDIENNIRWQALSNILSIPLKKIIFHVNFDKNLKFIYLARQIAPELGEYIKALKLPGIYLTEEAKRYYPSGKIAAQLIGFNNIDDEGIEGVEKSFNNYLTGKPGKRKIRKDNQGHVVENESLIKKSSSKNLILSINKELQTITYQQLSEGVNKNKADFGIAVLIDIKTGEILSMATSPAYNPNEKQYIVSKNFRNRAITDVFEPGSTVKPIVIMEALKQGLIKQNSIINTKPFFIKKHQIKDVSYHEALNIKGILQKSSNVGVSKIALSMESKDLINTYLKFGLGQPTNLGLIGEQKGFLPKKKVLSNLEKATFSFGYGLMVTPLQLARLYTTIGSYGIYRPLSIVKINHPLYEKRIFPQKYVKKVLNMMEKTVQPSTSENQSDVKKYRIAIKTGTAKKVGTHGYYIKKYIAYTAGVAPARNPKFSLIIVIDNPKGNAYYGGAVSAPIFSKIMTLVLKKMKIQPDNL; encoded by the coding sequence ATGCATACCAAAAAAAAAATAAAATTATTTAAAGAAAAAAAAACAAGAAAAACAATTTATATAAACTGGCGTTTTATAGCATTATGTATTATTGTTTTTTCATTTTTGATTATCTTAACATTACGTATAATATTTCTTCAAGTTATTGATTCTAAAAAACTATCATATGAAGGAGATCGTAGAACGTTAAGAATACAACCTGTCATAAATACTAGAGGAATTATTAATGATCGTCTTGGATACCCATTAGCTGTTACTGTTCCAGTAAATGCAGTTTTTATAGATCCTAGTATGATACATCAAAATGATATAGATATTGAAAATAATATAAGATGGCAAGCATTATCTAATATTCTTTCAATTCCATTAAAGAAAATTATTTTTCATGTCAATTTTGATAAAAATTTAAAATTTATTTATTTAGCACGTCAAATTGCGCCTGAACTTGGTGAATATATTAAAGCTCTAAAACTACCTGGTATTTATTTAACAGAAGAAGCAAAACGTTATTATCCTTCTGGTAAAATTGCTGCACAACTTATTGGATTTAATAATATAGATGATGAAGGAATTGAAGGTGTTGAAAAAAGTTTTAATAACTACTTAACGGGTAAACCAGGTAAAAGAAAAATAAGAAAAGATAACCAAGGTCATGTAGTTGAAAATGAATCTTTAATTAAAAAATCTAGTTCTAAAAATTTAATATTAAGTATTAATAAAGAACTTCAAACTATCACTTATCAACAATTATCTGAAGGTGTAAATAAAAATAAAGCAGATTTTGGAATTGCTGTTTTAATTGATATTAAAACTGGAGAAATATTGTCAATGGCTACTAGCCCTGCATATAATCCAAATGAAAAACAATATATAGTTTCAAAAAATTTTCGGAATAGAGCTATTACAGATGTTTTTGAACCAGGTTCTACCGTTAAACCTATAGTTATTATGGAAGCCTTAAAACAAGGACTTATTAAACAAAATTCAATAATAAATACAAAACCTTTTTTTATTAAAAAACATCAAATTAAAGACGTTTCATATCATGAAGCATTAAATATTAAAGGAATATTACAAAAATCTAGCAATGTTGGAGTATCAAAAATTGCACTTTCTATGGAGAGTAAAGATCTAATTAATACATATTTAAAATTTGGATTAGGTCAACCAACTAACTTAGGATTAATCGGAGAACAAAAAGGATTTTTACCTAAAAAGAAAGTATTATCAAATTTAGAAAAAGCAACTTTTTCTTTCGGATATGGACTAATGGTAACACCACTTCAATTAGCTAGATTATATACAACTATTGGAAGTTATGGAATTTATAGACCACTTTCTATTGTTAAAATCAATCATCCATTATACGAAAAAAGAATATTTCCTCAAAAATATGTCAAAAAAGTACTTAATATGATGGAAAAAACTGTTCAACCAAGTACAAGTGAAAATCAATCAGACGTAAAAAAATATCGAATTGCTATTAAAACAGGAACAGCGAAAAAAGTCGGTACTCATGGATATTATATTAAAAAATATATAGCTTATACTGCAGGTGTTGCTCCTGCTAGAAACCCAAAATTTTCTTTAATAATTGTAATTGATAACCCCAAAGGAAATGCATATTATGGAGGGGCAGTTTCTGCTCCAATTTTTAGCAAGATAATGACATTAGTGCTAAAAAAAATGAAAATTCAACCAGATAACTTATAA
- the rsmH gene encoding 16S rRNA (cytosine(1402)-N(4))-methyltransferase RsmH produces the protein MNQNIKHIPVMTKELIDSLKIQKNGIYIDSTFGMGGHSIEILKKLGKDGKLYAIDKDLNSVLIGKKIKDKRFCITHDNFSKILNYAKSKKIIGKVDGILFDLGVSSLQIEDYKRGFSFKRNGPLDMRMNQTCGITASDWIFKSDIKKIIFVLKTFGEERFAKKIAYAIKDYNRKKKIKETLELVNVIKKAIPIKNIFKHPARRTFQAIRIYINQELEEIKNALEDVLTILKPGGRITVISFHSLEDRIIKKFMIKHSMKAQIPYGMPITEKEIEKLKLCKLKIINRLFPTDEEIQKNSRSRSSILRTAELKKYE, from the coding sequence ATGAATCAAAACATAAAACACATTCCTGTAATGACAAAAGAATTAATTGACTCCTTGAAAATTCAAAAAAATGGTATTTATATCGATAGTACATTTGGAATGGGTGGGCATTCTATTGAAATTCTAAAAAAATTAGGTAAAGATGGAAAATTATATGCAATTGATAAAGATTTAAATTCTGTACTAATAGGAAAAAAAATTAAAGACAAACGTTTTTGTATAACTCATGATAACTTTTCAAAAATTTTAAATTATGCTAAATCTAAAAAAATTATTGGAAAGGTAGACGGAATATTATTTGATTTGGGAGTATCTTCATTACAAATAGAAGATTATAAAAGAGGTTTTTCATTTAAACGAAATGGACCTCTAGATATGAGAATGAATCAAACTTGTGGAATTACAGCTTCAGATTGGATTTTTAAAAGCGATATTAAAAAAATTATTTTTGTTTTAAAAACATTTGGAGAAGAACGTTTTGCAAAAAAAATTGCATATGCAATAAAAGATTACAATAGAAAAAAAAAAATAAAAGAAACTTTAGAATTAGTAAATGTTATAAAAAAAGCAATACCAATCAAAAATATATTTAAACATCCAGCTAGACGAACTTTTCAAGCAATTAGAATTTATATTAATCAAGAATTAGAAGAAATAAAAAATGCATTAGAAGACGTATTAACAATATTAAAACCAGGAGGACGTATTACTGTAATTAGTTTTCATTCATTAGAAGATAGAATAATTAAAAAATTTATGATAAAACATAGTATGAAAGCACAAATTCCATATGGAATGCCTATAACAGAAAAAGAAATAGAAAAACTTAAATTATGTAAATTAAAAATTATAAATCGGTTATTTCCAACTGATGAAGAAATCCAAAAAAATTCTAGATCTCGGAGTTCTATACTACGTACAGCAGAATTAAAAAAATATGAATAA
- the murE gene encoding UDP-N-acetylmuramoyl-L-alanyl-D-glutamate--2,6-diaminopimelate ligase, whose product MKQNNLKYFLLPWIKNLPKKNINNIVLDSRKLKSKDIFIAIKGEKKDGHDFIFEAISKKVVAVLSETKKKKEHGEIHYINNTPIISFFQLSENLSKLAERFYNKPSKKIKVIGITGTNGKTTVTQLINQWSELLGKKIATMGTLGNGLYKSLKPTNNTTSSAVDIQSFLHSVSNKVKLVTIEVSSHGLVQNRVKNVFFHAAIFTNLTQDHLDYHENMKQYELAKRSLFTDHQVKKIILNANDKYAKNWLKNFSNKYTIAVTIQDHKQKKYSKKWINAIYIKIYNEKTDVKFESSWGNGILSTFLIGKFNIENLLLALACMLEMNHKLSDLIKTSIQLAPIYGRMQKFDFIRQPICIIDYAHTPDALEQSLNAIKLQYSQKKIWCIFGCGGDRDKKKRPIMGRIAESIADKIVITNDNPRNENQNKIIKDILNGCLNKEKIIIIPNRKKAISYVFFQSNINDIIFIAGKGHENYQIIGDQYIYHSDQEIVSHLLEKTT is encoded by the coding sequence ATGAAACAAAATAACTTAAAATATTTTTTATTACCTTGGATTAAAAATCTTCCAAAAAAAAATATCAATAATATAGTACTAGATAGTAGAAAATTAAAATCTAAAGATATTTTTATCGCTATAAAAGGTGAAAAAAAAGATGGACATGATTTTATTTTTGAAGCAATCTCTAAAAAAGTAGTAGCAGTATTATCTGAAACAAAGAAAAAAAAAGAACATGGAGAAATACATTATATTAATAACACTCCTATAATATCTTTTTTTCAACTATCTGAAAACCTTTCAAAGTTAGCTGAAAGATTTTATAACAAACCAAGCAAAAAAATAAAAGTAATTGGAATTACTGGAACAAATGGAAAAACCACAGTCACACAACTAATTAACCAATGGAGTGAATTATTAGGGAAAAAAATTGCAACAATGGGAACTCTTGGAAATGGGCTTTATAAATCATTAAAACCTACAAATAATACAACTTCATCAGCTGTCGATATACAATCATTTTTACATTCAGTATCAAATAAAGTTAAATTAGTTACTATAGAAGTTTCTTCCCATGGTTTAGTTCAAAATCGTGTTAAAAATGTTTTTTTTCATGCTGCAATCTTTACTAATTTAACACAAGACCATTTAGATTATCACGAAAATATGAAACAATATGAATTAGCTAAACGTTCACTTTTTACGGATCATCAAGTTAAAAAAATAATATTAAATGCTAATGATAAATATGCAAAAAATTGGTTAAAAAATTTTTCTAATAAATACACAATTGCAGTTACAATTCAAGACCATAAACAAAAAAAATATTCCAAAAAATGGATAAATGCTATTTATATTAAAATTTATAATGAAAAAACTGATGTAAAATTTGAATCTAGTTGGGGCAATGGAATTTTATCTACTTTTTTAATAGGAAAATTTAATATAGAAAATTTATTATTAGCGCTGGCATGTATGTTAGAAATGAATCATAAATTATCCGACCTTATTAAAACATCTATTCAACTTGCCCCAATATATGGAAGAATGCAAAAATTTGATTTTATTAGACAGCCAATTTGTATTATAGATTATGCTCATACTCCTGATGCGTTAGAACAATCATTAAATGCTATTAAATTACAATATTCACAAAAAAAAATATGGTGTATATTTGGATGTGGAGGAGATAGAGATAAAAAAAAACGTCCTATAATGGGGAGAATTGCAGAAAGTATAGCAGATAAAATCGTTATCACTAATGATAATCCAAGAAATGAAAACCAAAATAAAATTATCAAAGATATTCTGAATGGATGTTTAAATAAAGAAAAAATAATAATTATTCCAAATAGAAAAAAAGCTATTTCTTATGTTTTTTTTCA